In a genomic window of Oncorhynchus keta strain PuntledgeMale-10-30-2019 chromosome 26, Oket_V2, whole genome shotgun sequence:
- the LOC118358840 gene encoding fibronectin type III domain-containing protein 7-like: MGFINWMVIFALIGIGSQSSASSEITVSIFTVTSKSMTVQWSKCSGASSYKITATSKNSLDASAFAQFGANSVMGSINSLTPNNMYIIRAEAMDNSLNVLSQAEVEETTASEVPTINMATSKQSESLTVEFTQVSGATSYILRAETADMSFFYETEVSSSPGTVLNLQAYTDYTLSVMSINSGGRSQPSLPVVAKTVVAAPKLNSTSPSNDTIVVGWEPVDHVFLYTISIIMEGSDSRVKLNTTDTSVTFSGLEAGTTYCIKGNAWDPEKRQGDDFTVCQITRPCIPVLTELEVRMVGSEAGLSVSWAPSQGAGEYLAFSSEGLNCTSTTGACTLAPVGCGQRHTVTVTAINEGGPSIPSAPEEFITFPCPPEPLRVEETKAGNCSVLWDAIPYTDTYVAFIKRDDGQEERCNTSSTSCNYHCQCGYTYLMTVFAFSLAGSSPPGPVLNYTTLPCCPEDVFISLASPGTLEIMWSAVRGAEVYETRAVEGSELILCNDTAPVCALSDLTCNSPYSVVVIPCNEIRGCNHTCRSHTKETAPCMPEILNVTQINTTSVKVSFSAPNRAGTTYKVSVVAQDNRNTCTSRGTSCEILDLPCGEVYEVSAIATTAVGDSFPSYSIPLETAPCCPATFNVEQVTQAMTNVTWSMARGTHTYMTSLTSPKGTARCHTLDTHCLMGCITCGTNYTVSMEAISRTGHMSECTYHGFSSSACCPSGVKLYRMANNTLRVYWRSTGGLHNYTAKMVGSQSNYTCTPPPGGNTCEVPEIMCGDVYNVVVAPLTQDGAMVQFCPQRMYSVSCSGSNVGMVIYRGKRSLD, translated from the exons aTGGGATTTATTAATTGGATGGTGATTTTCGCCTTGATAGGCATAGGCTCTCAG AGTTCAGCTTCATCAG AAATCACAGTGTCGATATTCACCGTAACATCTAAGAGTATGACAGTGCAGTGGAGCAAATGCTCAGGAGCCAGTTCCTACAAGATCACAGCAACCTCCAAGAACTCCCTGGATGCCTCAGCCTTCGCCCAGTTCGGTGCCAACTCTGTGATGGGCTCCATCAACTCTCTAACCCCCAACAACATGTACATCATCAGGGCTGAGGCCATGGATAACAGCCTGAATGTTTTGAGCCAGGCTGAAGTAGAAGAGACCACCG CTTCTGAGGTGCCCACCATCAACATGGCGACATCAAAACAGAGTGAGAGCTTGACCGTGGAGTTCACTCAGGTGTCCGGTGCCACATCCTACATCCTGCGTGCCGAGACCGCCGACATGTCCTTCTTCTACGAAACCGAGGTGTCCTCTTCCCCTGGGACCGTGCTCAACCTTCAGGCCTACACCGACTACACTCTCAGTGTCATGTCCATCAACAGTGGAGGCAGGAGCCAGCCTTCCCTCCCTGTGGTAGCAAAGACAG TGGTTGCTGCGCCCAAGCTCAACTCCACCTCTCCCAGCAATGACACCATTGTGGTGGGGTGGGAGCCTGTGGACCACGTTTTCCTGTACACCATTAGCATCATCATGGAGGGCTCAGACAGCAGGGTGAAGCTCAACACCACTGACACCAGCGTGACCTTCTCTGGCCTGGAGGCTGGGACAACCTATTGCATCAAGGGCAACGCCTGGGACCCCGAGAAAAGACAGGGAGATGACTTCACCGTCTGCCAGATCACAC gtccATGCATCCCTGTGCTCACTGAGTTGGAGGTGAGGATGGTGGGCTCTGAGgccggtctgtctgtgtcctgGGCTCCATCTCAGGGGGCAGGGGAGTACCTGGCCTTCAGCTCAGAGGGGCTGAACTGTACCTCTACCACCGGCGCCTGCACCCTGGCCCCCGTGGGGTGTGGCCAGAGACACACCGTCACCGTGACAGCCATCAACGAGGGAGGACCCAGCATCCCTTCTGCTCCCGAGGAGTTCATCACCT TCCCCTGCCCACCAGAGCCCCTGCGtgtggaggagaccaaggcaggTAATTGCTCTGTGTTGTGGGACGCCATACCCTACACCGACACCTACGTGGCCTTCATCAAGAGGGATGATGGTCAGGAGGAGAGGTGCAACACCAGCTCCACCAGCTGTAACTATCACTGCCAGTGTGGATACACCTACCTGATGACTGTGTTCGCCTTCAGCCTGGCTGGATCCAGCCCACCGGGCCCCGTGCTCAACTACACCACCT TACCCTGTTGTCCCGAGGATGTGTTCATCTCCCTGGCCTCCCCCGGCACCCTGGAGATCATGTGGTCAGCAGTGCGTGGGGCTGAGGTGTACGAGACGCGGGCGGTGGAAGGGTCAGAGCTCATCCTGTGTAACGACACGGCACCAGTGTGCGCTCTCTCCGACCTCACCTGTAACAGCCCCTACAGTGTGGTGGTGATCCCCTGTAATGAGATTAGAGGGTGCAACCACACCTGCAGATCACACACTAAGGAGACAG CTCCTTGTATGCCAGAGATCCTGAATGTGACCCAGATCAACACCACCAGTGTCAAAGTCAGCTTTAGTGCTCCCAACAGAGCAGGTACCACCTACAAAGTGAGCGTAGTGGCCCAGGACAACAGAAACACCTGCACTTCCAGAGGAACGTCCTGTGAGATACTTGACCTGCCCTGTGGCGAGGTCTATGAGGTCAGCGCCATAGCAACCACCGCCGTGGGTGACAGTTTTCCCAGCTACAGTATTCCACTGGAAACAG CACCCTGTTGCCCGGCAACCTTTAACGTTGAACAGGTGACTCAGGCCATGACCAATGTCACCTGGTCGATGGCGAGAGGCACACACACCTACATGACCTCTCTGACCTCACCGAAAGGCACCGCCCGCTGCCACACCCTGGACACCCACTGCCTGATGGGATGCATCACCTGCGGAACAAACTACACCGTCAGCATGGAGGCCATCAGCCGCACTGGACACATGTCTGAGTGCACCTATCATGGCTTCTCATCCA GTGCTTGTTGTCCATCGGGCGTGAAGCTGTACAGGATGGCCAACAACACACTGCGTGTATACTGGCGTTCCACTGGCGGTCTCCATAACTACACGGCCAAGATGGTTGGTAGCCAGTCCAATTACACCTGCACCCCTCCCCCCGGGGGCAACACCTGTGAAGTGCCGGAGATCATGTGTGGGGACGTCTACAACGTAGTGGTGGCCCCTCTCACCCAGGACGGAGCCATGGTTCAGTTCTGCCCCCAGAGGATGTACTCAG TTTCCTGCTCGGGAAGCAATGTTGGAATGG TAATCTATCGAGGAAAGAGAAGTCTGGACTAG